In Clostridium sp. DL-VIII, the following proteins share a genomic window:
- a CDS encoding MogA/MoaB family molybdenum cofactor biosynthesis protein encodes MISTAILTISDKGYNNQRDDLTGPAIKDILPTDKFSVEYYKIIPDEVEMIKSELIYLCDSLGINMILTNGGTGFSKRDVTPEATTSVIEKLVPGIPEAMRNASLKITPKAMLSRAVSGIRRSTLIVNLPGSPKGAVENLEVILPALPHGIDILTGKASECSR; translated from the coding sequence ATGATAAGTACAGCAATACTAACTATAAGTGATAAAGGCTACAACAATCAACGCGACGACCTAACTGGTCCAGCTATAAAAGATATTCTACCAACTGATAAGTTTTCTGTAGAATATTATAAAATAATCCCTGATGAAGTTGAAATGATAAAATCAGAACTAATATATCTTTGTGATTCCTTAGGTATTAATATGATCTTAACAAATGGAGGAACAGGTTTTTCAAAAAGAGATGTTACTCCAGAAGCCACCACAAGTGTTATAGAAAAACTAGTTCCTGGCATCCCTGAAGCAATGAGAAATGCTTCGCTGAAAATAACTCCTAAAGCCATGCTTTCAAGAGCTGTTAGCGGAATTAGAAGAAGCACCTTAATAGTAAATTTACCTGGAAGTCCCAAAGGTGCTGTAGAAAATCTAGAGGTTATACTACCTGCCCTTCCTCATGGAATTGATATTCTAACTGGTAAAGCTTCTGAGTGCAGTCGGTAA
- a CDS encoding MFS transporter produces MEKDIQKDKVLWTKNFVIINVINLLIFFGFQMLLPTLPLYAKKLGGTNSIIGLVTGAFVVSSVIIRPISGLLLDKLGRKKVFLVGLFIFIISVFSYSLVPFISAILIMRFIHGFGWGAASTASNTIATDNIPKDRFGEGMGYFSLTSSLAMAVAPTIGLFVISKYSFQALFFISTLLAVLGAIIAFKLEYKKIEIKEQTEIKASLYEKVSVNPSIIVFFVTITYGALTSFLPLYASQKGIENIGIFFTVYAISLFISRPIFGKIIDKLGFDYAIIPGFICVIVSMALLSEASNISMFLIAAFIYGIGFGATQSSLQTMAMTGVPPSRLGAANATFFTAFDCGIGLGAVILGVVSSNVGYAQMYLWASGSAIIAFILYFIIGRKRKLQSQIQK; encoded by the coding sequence ATGGAAAAAGATATACAAAAAGATAAGGTTCTTTGGACAAAAAACTTCGTCATTATAAACGTCATAAACTTATTAATATTTTTTGGATTTCAAATGTTATTACCTACACTTCCGCTATATGCAAAAAAACTTGGAGGGACAAACTCTATTATTGGATTAGTAACTGGAGCATTTGTAGTATCTTCAGTAATAATTAGGCCAATTTCAGGATTACTTCTTGATAAATTAGGACGAAAAAAGGTATTTTTAGTTGGATTATTTATATTTATTATATCAGTATTTTCTTATTCACTAGTTCCATTTATTAGTGCAATTCTTATAATGCGTTTTATCCATGGCTTTGGCTGGGGTGCAGCAAGTACAGCTTCCAATACAATTGCTACAGATAATATTCCAAAGGATCGTTTTGGTGAAGGAATGGGATATTTTAGTTTGACAAGTAGTTTGGCCATGGCTGTAGCTCCTACCATTGGACTATTTGTGATATCAAAATATAGCTTTCAGGCTCTGTTTTTTATATCTACTCTACTAGCCGTGCTTGGTGCCATTATTGCTTTTAAATTAGAATACAAAAAAATTGAGATTAAAGAGCAAACTGAAATAAAGGCTTCATTGTATGAAAAAGTATCTGTAAATCCTTCTATTATAGTATTTTTTGTAACAATAACTTATGGTGCATTAACCAGTTTCTTACCTCTTTATGCCTCACAAAAAGGCATAGAGAACATTGGAATTTTCTTTACAGTCTATGCAATATCCTTATTTATTTCTAGACCAATATTCGGTAAAATAATAGATAAATTAGGTTTTGACTATGCAATTATTCCGGGTTTTATATGTGTAATTGTATCTATGGCACTGTTATCTGAGGCCTCAAATATTAGCATGTTTTTAATCGCCGCATTTATTTACGGAATAGGCTTTGGAGCAACTCAATCTAGTTTACAGACAATGGCAATGACTGGTGTTCCACCTTCACGTCTAGGTGCTGCCAATGCTACATTTTTCACTGCATTTGATTGTGGTATAGGATTAGGAGCAGTAATTTTAGGAGTGGTTTCATCAAACGTTGGATATGCTCAAATGTATCTTTGGGCAAGTGGATCTGCTATTATAGCGTTTATTCTTTATTTCATTATTGGTAGAAAAAGAAAACTTCAATCGCAAATACAAAAGTAG
- a CDS encoding MarR family transcriptional regulator → MENISKLNAAIYRNAQSIINSKLIDLNIRSGQHDFLYVISKNEGINQKELSEFLYVGKSTTAKAVKNLIENDYVKRVQDENDKRIYKLYLTEEGKKVIPKIDEAFLELVSIFSKNLSKREEEQTITILKRILHTVSEEKNKLNSNID, encoded by the coding sequence ATGGAGAACATTAGTAAACTTAATGCAGCAATTTATAGAAATGCTCAGAGCATAATAAATTCAAAGCTTATAGATTTAAATATTAGAAGTGGCCAACATGATTTTTTATATGTGATTTCAAAAAATGAAGGTATAAATCAGAAAGAGTTAAGTGAATTTTTGTATGTAGGTAAATCAACTACTGCAAAAGCAGTAAAAAATTTAATAGAAAATGATTATGTAAAAAGAGTTCAAGATGAAAATGATAAGCGTATCTATAAGTTATATTTAACAGAAGAAGGTAAAAAAGTTATCCCTAAAATAGATGAAGCATTTTTAGAGTTAGTGTCTATTTTTTCTAAAAATTTATCTAAAAGGGAAGAAGAACAAACAATTACTATTCTAAAAAGAATCCTCCATACGGTTTCTGAAGAAAAAAATAAACTAAATTCTAATATTGATTAA
- a CDS encoding helix-turn-helix domain-containing protein, producing MMNNNSFGKCTYLIAQRIFSGKWSILIMYNLNDGVLRFGELQRRMDNIAQSTLTKELRILEDYGVINRHVYSEIPPRVEYSLTDLGKEFKPVLEQFGIWGDKYIKSTKNE from the coding sequence ATGATGAACAATAACAGTTTTGGGAAATGTACATATCTTATAGCGCAAAGAATATTTTCTGGGAAATGGTCAATATTAATTATGTATAATTTGAATGATGGAGTACTACGTTTTGGAGAACTACAAAGAAGAATGGATAATATCGCACAGTCTACATTAACAAAGGAATTACGAATACTAGAAGATTATGGAGTGATTAATCGACATGTTTATTCGGAAATTCCACCAAGGGTGGAGTATTCACTAACAGACTTAGGAAAGGAATTTAAGCCTGTGTTAGAACAGTTTGGAATTTGGGGAGATAAGTATATTAAATCTACTAAAAATGAATAG
- a CDS encoding pyridoxamine 5'-phosphate oxidase family protein, whose translation MSNALEFLKESGTFYLATTEGNQPRVRPFGAVFEYEGKLYIVTENTKKCFKQMLENPKVEISCMNKKGQWIRIAGEVANDERREAKEFALESNPFLKSNHSADNGVFSVLYFTKGTATIYSYTAEPETFSL comes from the coding sequence ATGAGCAATGCATTAGAATTTTTAAAAGAAAGTGGTACTTTTTATTTAGCAACTACTGAAGGTAACCAACCAAGAGTAAGACCATTTGGTGCTGTCTTTGAATATGAAGGAAAATTATACATTGTCACAGAGAATACAAAAAAATGCTTTAAACAAATGTTAGAAAACCCTAAAGTCGAAATTTCCTGTATGAATAAAAAGGGACAATGGATTCGTATTGCTGGAGAAGTTGCAAATGATGAACGACGTGAAGCAAAGGAATTTGCACTAGAATCTAATCCATTTTTAAAATCTAATCATAGCGCTGATAATGGAGTTTTTTCAGTTTTATACTTTACAAAAGGAACTGCTACTATTTATTCTTATACTGCTGAACCTGAAACATTCTCACTATAA
- a CDS encoding methyl-accepting chemotaxis protein, giving the protein MFIVTIITSVLITLILIAIIFRSNTQKLYTINNHLEKISKGDLTKTITLNGMGIFKKFSLNINTFILYIRKFINETATLNDKLIDYCKDLGKYSKEVEFAANNTTAVINQISTVVENQTNDIVQAKNFIEEIVEENKSIINNGNSIEDMSYSMTIEINKTNEIYDQLIQKLNNSALSNENLAHKTKLLYDKVYTIQSISDAVNNISENTTLLSLNASIEAARAGEQGKGFAVVATEIQKLAKISSEQSKDIKNIINDINNIIKDISESMANEVKVINDNIEFSSITKDKLKTIKDKNEATLTSVKNINKIIDIQGNKIDKIGRFIDDIEIVSTAISDSTKKVAAASEDQLNSIINISTSASALADMNSNLKGHIDCFAKDYTIDDKTNQYINNGLEILINLSKNDILWDMDYNSATKILKEKIVEYPYFDLFALMQRDGLRKAITLDYTENEVYVNFSHRPYFKEAIEGNFFKSEPYISVDTNNYCIAISVPVLNSQKQIVGILMGDLILG; this is encoded by the coding sequence ATGTTCATAGTCACTATAATTACATCAGTATTAATAACATTAATACTAATCGCAATAATTTTTAGGTCTAATACTCAAAAGTTATATACAATAAATAATCATTTAGAAAAGATATCCAAAGGTGATTTAACAAAAACAATAACTTTAAACGGAATGGGAATTTTTAAAAAGTTTTCTTTAAATATAAATACATTTATCTTATATATAAGAAAATTTATAAATGAAACCGCAACACTTAATGATAAGTTAATAGATTATTGTAAAGATTTAGGAAAATATTCAAAAGAGGTTGAATTCGCTGCTAATAATACGACAGCGGTAATAAATCAAATATCTACTGTTGTTGAAAATCAAACCAATGATATAGTACAAGCCAAGAATTTTATCGAAGAAATCGTTGAAGAAAATAAATCTATAATAAATAACGGAAATTCAATTGAAGATATGTCTTATTCCATGACAATTGAGATAAATAAAACAAATGAAATTTATGATCAGCTAATACAAAAACTTAATAATTCTGCACTTTCTAATGAGAATTTAGCACATAAGACTAAATTACTATACGACAAAGTGTATACAATTCAAAGCATTTCAGATGCAGTAAACAATATTAGCGAAAATACAACTTTGTTATCATTAAACGCATCCATTGAAGCAGCACGCGCAGGAGAACAAGGAAAAGGATTTGCGGTTGTAGCAACCGAGATACAAAAACTTGCTAAAATTTCATCTGAACAATCAAAGGATATAAAAAATATAATAAATGACATAAATAACATAATAAAAGATATATCCGAATCAATGGCTAATGAGGTAAAAGTAATAAATGATAATATTGAATTTTCAAGTATAACAAAAGATAAATTAAAAACTATTAAAGATAAAAATGAAGCTACACTAACTTCAGTAAAAAATATAAATAAAATAATTGATATTCAAGGAAACAAGATAGATAAAATAGGTAGATTCATTGATGATATAGAAATTGTTTCCACCGCTATATCAGATTCTACAAAAAAAGTTGCTGCTGCTTCTGAGGATCAATTAAACTCTATAATCAATATTTCAACTTCTGCATCCGCTTTAGCTGATATGAATAGCAATTTGAAAGGACATATTGATTGCTTTGCAAAAGATTATACTATAGATGATAAAACAAACCAGTATATAAATAATGGATTAGAAATTCTCATAAACTTATCTAAAAATGATATTTTATGGGATATGGACTATAATAGTGCTACAAAAATACTAAAGGAAAAAATTGTTGAATATCCTTATTTTGATCTTTTTGCCTTAATGCAAAGAGATGGTTTAAGAAAAGCTATAACTTTAGATTATACTGAAAATGAAGTTTACGTAAACTTTTCTCATAGGCCATACTTTAAAGAAGCAATTGAAGGAAATTTTTTCAAATCAGAGCCTTATATTTCTGTAGATACAAATAATTATTGTATTGCAATATCCGTACCTGTTCTAAATTCTCAAAAGCAAATTGTAGGAATATTAATGGGAGATCTAATACTCGGCTAA
- a CDS encoding ATP-binding protein yields MKKYVFLLIFTLCILSFAIEENVSAKEMTTETPNVIVLKGTDETKDGYPVYEPMDDDKLFMDIYNKSFIKKSVELYGEALQYSNLDSKDIYFAFRENSGCYGNIGFYLKKDGELYDKTKSPYIELSTGQLKNYNALESITQILPHEMGHVIQKITTSNNGEINQNVVDMHYSNIQTEYSTAFCEGFGEHFEVISRMHEENNEIKNEIYKEIEGIKNSTKSIVNSASRDFTLPLRLDYYREVSQFWQQKYENLKRHELGLNGDGKYKNLSYDFMDPEKAILYRNMGLYQDKTKMKSLEQSLSTEIVVSNFFIKLITTDTRELNERYSKVFNVFNKYLNKDSKPQLIEFVNGYIREYPQEKERILQIFKDSTGHDFTEECAPEIWCISQGEHSNIIFDQFKGLKFPYYIFNINTCEKEDLLKLKGISKSDAEGIIAYRDKNNGFKNTDEFANIKGVNGKAIEILANSTSKEQIEKVTSAMNESKFENIISNAIRYSNKKSDINIKIAKAENGTMVSIENEGKPIKEDELNKIFDMFYRTDESRNNRTGGSGIGLSIAKSIVELHEGKIWAECKENKICIYVII; encoded by the coding sequence ATGAAGAAGTATGTTTTTTTGTTGATTTTTACTTTATGCATACTTTCTTTTGCTATAGAAGAAAATGTATCAGCAAAAGAAATGACAACAGAAACACCAAATGTAATAGTACTTAAAGGAACAGATGAAACTAAGGATGGATATCCTGTGTATGAGCCTATGGATGACGATAAATTATTTATGGATATTTATAATAAATCTTTTATAAAGAAGTCAGTTGAACTTTATGGAGAGGCTTTGCAATATTCTAATTTAGATAGTAAAGATATATATTTTGCCTTTAGAGAAAACTCTGGATGCTATGGCAATATTGGTTTTTATCTAAAAAAGGATGGAGAGCTTTATGATAAGACAAAATCACCCTATATTGAACTTTCTACTGGACAATTGAAAAATTATAATGCCCTTGAATCAATAACACAAATTTTACCTCACGAAATGGGACATGTTATACAGAAAATTACTACATCTAATAATGGGGAGATAAATCAAAATGTAGTAGATATGCATTATTCTAATATACAAACAGAATATAGCACTGCTTTTTGTGAAGGGTTTGGAGAACATTTTGAAGTTATTTCAAGAATGCATGAAGAAAATAATGAAATTAAAAATGAAATTTATAAAGAGATAGAAGGGATAAAAAATAGTACTAAGTCTATAGTAAATAGTGCATCTAGAGATTTCACATTGCCTTTAAGATTGGATTATTATAGAGAGGTATCTCAATTTTGGCAACAAAAGTATGAAAATTTAAAGAGGCATGAACTTGGATTAAATGGGGATGGTAAATACAAAAATTTAAGTTATGATTTTATGGATCCTGAGAAAGCAATTTTATATAGAAATATGGGACTTTATCAGGATAAGACAAAGATGAAAAGCTTGGAGCAGAGTTTATCTACTGAAATAGTTGTCTCTAATTTTTTTATTAAACTTATAACAACTGATACTAGAGAATTAAATGAAAGATACTCTAAGGTCTTTAATGTTTTTAATAAGTATTTAAATAAGGATAGTAAACCTCAATTGATAGAATTTGTTAATGGATATATAAGGGAATATCCTCAGGAAAAAGAGCGGATATTACAGATATTTAAGGATAGCACAGGTCATGATTTTACTGAAGAATGTGCTCCAGAAATATGGTGTATTAGTCAAGGGGAACATAGCAATATTATCTTTGATCAATTTAAAGGTCTTAAGTTTCCGTATTATATATTTAATATAAATACCTGCGAAAAGGAAGATTTACTTAAACTAAAGGGTATAAGTAAAAGCGATGCAGAAGGAATAATTGCATATAGAGATAAAAATAATGGATTTAAAAATACTGATGAATTTGCCAATATTAAAGGAGTAAACGGTAAAGCCATAGAAATATTAGCAAATAGCACTAGTAAAGAGCAGATTGAAAAAGTAACAAGTGCTATGAATGAAAGTAAATTTGAAAATATAATTTCTAATGCTATAAGGTACAGTAATAAGAAAAGTGACATAAATATAAAGATTGCTAAGGCTGAAAATGGAACAATGGTAAGCATTGAAAATGAAGGTAAGCCGATAAAAGAAGATGAACTTAATAAAATTTTTGATATGTTTTATAGAACTGATGAATCAAGAAATAATCGAACTGGAGGCTCAGGAATAGGACTTTCAATTGCTAAAAGTATTGTGGAGTTACATGAAGGCAAGATATGGGCAGAGTGTAAAGAAAATAAAATATGTATTTATGTAATTATATAA
- a CDS encoding zinc-binding alcohol dehydrogenase family protein codes for MKAAVINKLGDIPRYEDFPDPILNDGDITVKVEAVILDYALKALAAGAHFASKQFYPNLPAVIGHGGIGSLEDGTLVSFRGIKSPYGSMAEKVVIPKAYATPIPQGVTAEQAAVIPSAALSSLGPLKYVAKLQPGETVLINGATSVSGMLAVQIAKYLGAGRVIGTGRNPVSGEKLKELGADAFINLNQPDEKVVEALKKEAGTGYDVILDYLWGHPAEVIINSFTPNALGVPSKRTRFVLIGGLAAWTAQLSGQSLITSGLEIYGMVGGQTPPEAFVEGTKLIWDMIKQGKLSMDIVKYPLKDIEKVWNMEEHGKRIVIVP; via the coding sequence ATGAAAGCAGCAGTTATTAACAAATTAGGAGATATTCCAAGGTACGAGGATTTCCCTGATCCTATTTTAAATGATGGTGATATTACAGTAAAAGTAGAGGCTGTAATATTGGATTATGCACTTAAAGCCCTTGCAGCAGGCGCTCACTTTGCCAGCAAGCAATTCTATCCAAACTTACCAGCTGTTATTGGTCATGGCGGTATAGGTTCTCTAGAAGATGGGACACTTGTGAGTTTTCGAGGCATAAAGTCTCCATATGGTTCTATGGCGGAAAAGGTAGTGATACCAAAGGCTTACGCAACTCCAATTCCACAAGGGGTGACTGCAGAACAGGCAGCAGTTATTCCATCTGCAGCATTAAGTTCTCTCGGGCCTCTTAAATATGTCGCAAAGCTTCAACCTGGTGAAACTGTACTGATTAACGGTGCTACCAGTGTTTCGGGTATGCTTGCCGTACAGATTGCAAAGTATCTTGGAGCAGGAAGGGTTATCGGAACAGGAAGAAATCCGGTATCAGGCGAAAAGCTTAAAGAGTTAGGGGCTGATGCCTTTATTAACCTTAACCAGCCGGATGAGAAAGTAGTGGAAGCCTTAAAAAAAGAAGCCGGAACCGGCTACGATGTGATACTTGATTATCTATGGGGCCACCCTGCAGAAGTTATAATAAACTCCTTTACTCCAAATGCGCTCGGTGTACCAAGTAAAAGAACTCGTTTCGTTCTCATCGGAGGATTAGCAGCATGGACAGCACAACTCTCAGGTCAAAGCTTAATAACCTCAGGCCTTGAGATTTATGGAATGGTAGGTGGACAGACCCCACCTGAAGCTTTTGTTGAGGGTACCAAGCTTATATGGGATATGATAAAACAAGGTAAATTAAGCATGGACATTGTGAAGTATCCGCTTAAAGACATCGAAAAAGTTTGGAACATGGAGGAACATGGAAAAAGGATAGTTATTGTCCCATAG
- a CDS encoding endonuclease MutS2, translating into MNKETLEKLHYYELKEIVKEYCVSGLGKRLIDKLEPGSNIKIVNQMLDETTEGRRLLDASYTIPLEGIFNIVQFIEKIEKGASLEAEDLTIISNFLRGCRKVKTFMKDKEGYAPTLSAYGENIFDLEYIEDEINRSIRGSRVDSNASKELKRIRRHIDMCEGKIKEKLDKFLKNTQNKEYIQEFFISQRNGRYTIPIKASYKNFVQGTIIETSSKGTTVFMEPDVISRYTSELSILQAEESVEEYKILAALTEMLFERIKDLKLNVEIISEYDMIWAKAKYSKAINGRKPKLNECGYIKIVKGTYPFIKNNIPLDFEIGKNYRSLIITGPNAGGKTVVLKTIGLLTLAVQSGFHIGAEEGTELSVFKKIFVDIGDNQSIENALSTFSSHVKNLAEIVKESSKSTLLLFDEIGSGTEPNEGSALAIAILEELYHKGCITIATTHYGEIKNFSKLHPDFENAAMEFEKETLQPLYKLRIGKVGSSNALYISKKMGLDDSIINRARRYFDNKNYNYSLIEESKVMKNKEPQIKEDFYKYSVGDRVILLDNNESAIVYKEIDKLNNVTVLYNDELIEVNYKRIKLDIKASQLYPEGYDLNQLFVSYKERKLEKDIERGSKKALKKIRKESKDKNNSRK; encoded by the coding sequence ATGAATAAAGAAACTTTAGAAAAATTACATTACTATGAGCTTAAAGAAATAGTAAAAGAATATTGCGTAAGCGGATTAGGCAAAAGATTAATTGATAAATTAGAACCTGGCAGTAATATAAAAATTGTAAATCAAATGTTAGATGAAACTACAGAGGGAAGAAGATTATTAGATGCTTCTTATACTATTCCATTAGAAGGAATTTTCAATATCGTCCAATTTATTGAGAAAATTGAAAAAGGTGCTTCTTTGGAAGCAGAAGATTTAACCATAATATCTAATTTTCTAAGAGGCTGTAGAAAAGTTAAAACTTTTATGAAGGATAAAGAAGGTTATGCTCCAACTTTAAGTGCTTATGGAGAAAATATTTTTGATTTAGAGTATATTGAAGATGAAATAAATAGATCAATCAGGGGAAGCAGGGTAGATTCTAATGCCAGCAAGGAGCTTAAGAGAATAAGACGACATATTGATATGTGCGAAGGTAAAATAAAAGAGAAATTAGATAAATTTCTTAAAAATACTCAAAATAAAGAGTATATTCAAGAATTTTTTATAAGTCAACGAAATGGTAGATATACAATTCCAATCAAGGCATCCTATAAAAACTTTGTTCAAGGAACTATTATTGAAACGTCTTCTAAAGGAACTACTGTTTTTATGGAACCAGATGTTATTTCAAGATATACAAGTGAGTTAAGTATTCTGCAGGCAGAAGAAAGTGTGGAAGAATACAAGATATTAGCTGCATTAACAGAAATGCTTTTTGAAAGAATAAAAGATTTAAAATTGAACGTGGAGATAATATCAGAATACGATATGATATGGGCTAAAGCTAAGTACAGTAAAGCCATAAATGGAAGAAAACCTAAATTAAATGAATGCGGATATATAAAAATAGTTAAGGGCACATATCCTTTCATTAAAAATAACATTCCTTTAGATTTTGAGATTGGAAAAAATTATAGAAGCTTAATAATAACAGGACCTAATGCAGGTGGAAAAACTGTAGTGTTAAAAACAATTGGACTATTGACACTTGCAGTGCAATCTGGATTTCATATAGGAGCTGAAGAAGGGACAGAACTTTCGGTATTTAAAAAGATATTTGTGGATATAGGTGATAACCAAAGTATTGAAAATGCATTAAGCACATTTTCATCACATGTAAAAAACTTAGCTGAAATTGTTAAGGAAAGTTCAAAATCAACCTTACTTTTATTTGATGAGATTGGAAGCGGAACAGAACCTAATGAAGGCTCCGCTTTAGCTATTGCAATACTTGAAGAATTATATCATAAGGGATGTATAACTATAGCAACTACACATTATGGAGAAATTAAGAATTTCTCAAAGCTTCATCCTGATTTTGAAAATGCAGCTATGGAATTTGAAAAAGAAACTTTGCAGCCTTTATATAAACTTAGGATAGGAAAAGTAGGTAGCAGCAATGCTTTATATATTTCTAAAAAGATGGGATTAGATGATTCTATTATTAATAGAGCAAGACGATATTTTGATAATAAAAATTATAATTATTCTTTAATTGAGGAAAGTAAAGTTATGAAGAATAAAGAACCACAAATTAAGGAAGATTTTTATAAATACTCAGTAGGTGATAGAGTCATTCTTTTAGATAATAATGAATCAGCTATTGTGTATAAAGAAATAGATAAATTAAACAATGTTACTGTACTATATAATGATGAATTGATTGAAGTAAATTATAAGAGAATAAAGCTAGATATAAAGGCAAGTCAGCTATATCCAGAGGGTTATGATTTAAATCAGTTATTTGTAAGCTATAAAGAACGAAAACTTGAAAAAGATATTGAAAGAGGGTCTAAAAAGGCCTTAAAGAAAATAAGAAAAGAATCAAAGGACAAAAATAATTCTCGAAAATAA
- the gltA gene encoding NADPH-dependent glutamate synthase: MDMNERLVRIPVKEQDPKVRAANFEEVCIGYSEEEAIKEASRCLNCKNPKCVEGCPVSINIPGFISYVKDEKFEEAAKEISKYSSLPAVCGRVCPQERQCEGRCVLGIKGDSVSIGKLERFTADWAASHNVDLSATEPKNGIKVAVIGSGPAGLTCAGDLAKKGYEVTIFEALHKAGGVLEYGIPEFRLPKEKVVKNEVENIKKLGVKIETNVIVGRTITIDQLFEDEGFKAVFIGSGAGLPRFMGIPGENANGVCSANEFLTRVNLMKAAVEGYDTPVRSGKKVAVVGGGNVAMDAARTALRLGSESHIVYRRGESELPARVEEVHHAKEEGVIFDILTNPTEILVDENGWVKGMKCVRMELGEPDASGRRSPVEVPGSEFVMDVDTVIMSLGTSPNPLISSTTQGLEINKRRCIVAEEETGLTTKEAVYAGGDAVTGAATVILAMGAGKKAAKAIDEYLELNV, translated from the coding sequence ATGGACATGAATGAGAGATTAGTTAGAATACCAGTAAAAGAACAAGATCCAAAGGTTAGAGCAGCGAACTTTGAAGAAGTTTGTATTGGATATAGCGAAGAAGAAGCAATTAAAGAAGCTTCTAGATGCTTAAACTGTAAGAATCCTAAATGTGTAGAAGGATGTCCAGTATCAATCAATATACCAGGATTCATTTCTTATGTTAAAGATGAAAAATTTGAAGAAGCTGCAAAAGAAATTTCAAAATACAGCTCACTTCCAGCAGTTTGTGGAAGAGTATGTCCACAAGAAAGGCAATGTGAAGGAAGATGTGTTTTAGGAATAAAAGGTGACTCAGTATCTATTGGTAAACTTGAAAGATTTACAGCAGACTGGGCAGCATCACATAATGTTGACTTAAGTGCAACAGAACCTAAAAATGGAATTAAAGTTGCAGTTATAGGAAGTGGTCCTGCAGGACTTACTTGTGCTGGAGATTTAGCTAAAAAAGGATATGAAGTAACTATATTTGAAGCACTTCATAAAGCTGGTGGAGTTCTAGAATATGGAATTCCAGAATTTAGACTTCCAAAAGAAAAGGTAGTTAAAAATGAAGTTGAAAACATTAAGAAGCTTGGTGTTAAAATAGAAACTAATGTTATAGTTGGCAGAACTATAACTATAGATCAATTGTTTGAAGATGAAGGATTCAAGGCTGTATTCATAGGTTCAGGTGCAGGGCTTCCAAGATTCATGGGAATACCAGGGGAAAATGCAAATGGAGTATGCTCAGCAAATGAATTTTTAACAAGAGTAAACTTGATGAAGGCAGCAGTAGAAGGATATGACACTCCAGTTAGATCTGGTAAAAAAGTTGCAGTAGTAGGTGGAGGAAATGTTGCTATGGACGCAGCAAGGACTGCCTTAAGACTTGGATCTGAAAGCCATATCGTTTATAGAAGAGGTGAGTCAGAACTTCCAGCAAGAGTAGAAGAAGTACATCATGCTAAGGAAGAAGGAGTAATCTTTGATATATTAACTAATCCAACAGAAATCTTAGTAGATGAAAATGGATGGGTTAAAGGAATGAAATGTGTAAGAATGGAACTTGGAGAACCAGATGCATCAGGAAGAAGAAGTCCAGTTGAAGTTCCAGGTTCAGAATTTGTTATGGATGTAGACACTGTAATAATGTCACTTGGAACATCACCAAATCCATTAATTTCATCAACAACTCAAGGGTTAGAAATCAATAAGAGAAGATGTATCGTAGCTGAAGAAGAAACAGGTCTTACTACTAAAGAAGCAGTTTATGCTGGTGGGGATGCAGTTACGGGAGCAGCAACAGTAATCTTAGCTATGGGGGCTGGTAAGAAGGCAGCAAAAGCTATAGATGAATATTTAGAGTTAAACGTATAA